The following proteins are co-located in the Meriones unguiculatus strain TT.TT164.6M chromosome 4, Bangor_MerUng_6.1, whole genome shotgun sequence genome:
- the LOC110544746 gene encoding NEDD4-binding protein 1-like → MAVTLGLRGIKPSRDEKWLSPNTSEICFFSPLKLDFQEKGFQKPAGPMLAESKDSPRGKHSRSGGSPEPKPRCPPISEPLLQQPLLFPSGPGPTALGGSSEDPTAWVTGVQRFQEALKTPYSLALRNEPSRADLKHVVIDGSNVAMDTFLLHLADKTGGIIVTNDNLREFVTESASWREIVATRLLQYTFVGDIFMVPDDPLGRHGPRLEEFLRKELFPPDRQLVVDSGLPGMSTLDTVIRSPSPSPSPSPSPSHWPPQIHGASPSPGLPQQQLFTAQVTGPRMQQKLARPAQRSWAETTQLREALMSIFPDPEQKRKIDEILLAHPSTVDLNALSGLVLDTRLG, encoded by the exons ATGGCAGTGACTCTAGGTCTCCGAGGAATAAAGCCAAGCAGGGATGAGAAGTGGCTGAGTCCTAACACATCT gaaatttgctttttttccccattgaaATTAGACTTTCAAGAGAAGGGTTTTCAAAAGCCCGCGGGACCTATGCTTGCAGAGTCTAAGGATTCTCCCCGTGGAAAGCATTCCCGCTCAGGGGGCTCACCTGAGCCTAAGCCGAGGTGCCCCCCAATTTCTGAGCCGCTCCTGCAACAGCCCCTGCTGTTTCCTTCAGGGCCGGGACCCACAGCATTGGGCGGATCCTCTGAGGACCCCACTGCCTGGGTCACAGGGGTTCAGAGATTTCAAGAGGCCCTCAAGACCCCATACAGTCTGGCCTTGAGAAATGAGCCCAGCAGAGCAGATCTGAAGCATGTGGTGATAGACGGGAGTAACGTGGCCATG GACACGTTCCTACTGCACCTGGCAGACAAGACCGGTGGGATCATCGTGACCAATGATAACCTGAGAGAGTTTGTGACTGAGTCGGCGTCCTGGAGAGAAATCGTTGCCACCAGGCTGCTTCAGTACACGTTCGTGGGAGACATATTTATGGTTCCCGATGACCCTCTGGGAAGACACGGACCTCGGCTGGAAGAATTTCTTCGAAAAGAGCTCTTTCCTCCAGACAGGCAGCTGGTTGTTGACAGCGGCCTGCCAGGCATGAGCACTTTGGACACTGTCATcaggagccccagccccagccccagccccagccccagccccagccactgGCCACCCCAGATCCACGGAGCCTCTCCAAGCCCTGGGCTTCCTCAGCAACAGCTCTTCACCGCCCAGGTCACAGGGCCCAGGATGCAGCAGAAACTGGCCAGGCCCGCACAGAGATCTTGGGCAGAGACCACCCAGCTGAGGGAGGCGCTGATGAGCATCTTCCCGGACCCTGAGCAGAAAAGGAAGATTGACGAGATTCTGCTAGCTCATCCATCCACAGTGGACCTGAACGCCCTCTCTGGCCTCGTGTTGGATACAAGGCTGGGCTGA